One genomic window of Lytechinus variegatus isolate NC3 chromosome 1, Lvar_3.0, whole genome shotgun sequence includes the following:
- the LOC121417192 gene encoding androgen-induced gene 1 protein-like, translated as MSSQVLATIFHFVAFAYYCYIYAYYKMEVDLKLPHHNSFGGDLKFLTVWCTLFQILYFFVCCVTDLILTSGSRTKIGQTFLGLRDWFYCSVAFPITLLVGLMYWGIYAIDRELIYPVRIQDVYPMWLSHCMHTYIVFIMLLEAYLLKHRQPSRKSGMLGLLVVGLSYLLWMLYLGFVKDLWVYPFLQELEGIYFVIFVLATASFLAALYFAAERCNLVFGKNKPDPDLMYSKID; from the exons ATGAGCTCTCAAGTTCTAGCCACAATTTTCCATTTTGTGGCTTTTGCGTATTATTGCTACATCTACGCATATTACAAGATGGAAGTTGATTTAAAACTCCCACATCATAACTCGTTTGGGGGAGATCTCAAGTTTCTTACTGTCTGGTGTACG CTTTTCCAGATACTGTATTTCTTTGTATGCTGTGTGACGGACCTGATCCTTACTTCAGGTAGCAGAACTAAAATAGGGCAGACTTTTCTTGGCCTCAGAGATTGGTTTTACTGCTCTGTAGCATTTCCAATAACATTG CTAGTTGGATTGATGTACTGGGGTATCTACGCTATAGATAGAGAGTTGATCTACCCTGTACGGATCCAAGACGTATATCCTATGTGGCTTAGTCACTGTATG CACACCTACATAGTTTTCATTATGCTGCTTGAGGCATACTTGTTGAAACATAGACAACCATCGAGGAAATCAGGAATGTTGGGTTTACTTGTCGTTGGCTTGTCTTATTTATTATG GATGCTTTACCTAGGTTTTGTGAAAGACTTGTGGGTGTATCCTTTCCTGCAAGAATTAGAAGGCATCTACTTTGTCATCTTTGTATTGGCAACTGCATCCTTCCTAGCAGCCTTGTACTTTGCAGCTGAGCGGTGCAACCTGGTTTTTGGAA AAAACAAACCTGATCCTGATCTCATGTATTCCAAGATTGATTGA